Proteins from one Oscillatoria nigro-viridis PCC 7112 genomic window:
- a CDS encoding tetratricopeptide repeat protein, producing the protein MNSETAQVNFQQQAELYLATGNFDRAIALCQQVLASEPNSAETCKTLGKALQAQGKLEDARYWYKVAIAHQPDFAEAFANLGTLYATLEQWQEAIACYQKAISLQPNFAGFYRNLSRIFTQAGQAEEAADFWYQALMVEPIEIAEEYLDLGNTLLAQNKPEKALTCYHRTIYLNPSFCEAYCQLAEAASELKKWDEAIIHYRKAIQLQPEISEFYYKLGNVLQAKELWREAEAAYRKSIDLNPNSFLSYYNLGSVLLNLEKWQEAAIAYRTAVEINPDFSWSYYSIGAACDRLEEWSESAAAYQRATEVDPNFFAAFHKLGDALFKLEKWSEAEAAYERAIALNADLFWSHYNLALTLVKLQKFAAATLAYRRAIALNPEFSWTYHNLGEALLKTQQWKAAATAYRRAIELNPTISWSYYNLGDALSGIHAWNDAVSAYLCALQIDPSLPKIYIKLGEALIKRTPVDSDVATSYYHHEMQPLHAPEFYCEIAQKFAESDRINEAIMLYLMALEIRPKDPEISQKLEDFLEKQRQTGESNILLELEAKDIRDRYIARVVKGKTFAEVGGLWGTVSEKVSVASKYGAVSLTMIDAMPASLHWWQDFHDRMTSLNIANYNCINRDITQMQLAEIGEPYDVVHCAGVLYHHPHPLQILVALRQITREHLVFTSAITQEVIENELGRYELPASAVMFIPALDDAERAILTAYWQPYLNNNPLIGITEKAVFDMNNFAAWWWLPTATALEAMCKVAGFKVLDKGLAWDNNVLTLLLGI; encoded by the coding sequence ATGAATTCGGAAACAGCGCAGGTGAATTTTCAGCAACAGGCAGAACTTTATTTAGCTACAGGCAACTTCGATCGGGCGATCGCACTTTGCCAACAAGTTTTGGCATCTGAACCCAATTCAGCAGAGACTTGCAAAACCCTAGGAAAGGCGCTGCAAGCTCAGGGTAAACTAGAAGACGCAAGGTATTGGTATAAAGTTGCGATCGCCCACCAACCGGATTTTGCCGAAGCTTTTGCTAACCTCGGCACTCTCTACGCGACTTTGGAACAGTGGCAAGAGGCGATCGCCTGTTACCAAAAAGCCATCTCCCTGCAACCAAACTTTGCAGGATTTTACCGTAATTTGAGCCGGATATTTACCCAAGCCGGTCAAGCTGAAGAAGCAGCAGACTTTTGGTATCAAGCACTCATGGTTGAACCGATAGAGATAGCGGAAGAATATCTCGATTTAGGTAATACTTTGTTGGCGCAAAACAAGCCAGAAAAAGCCCTGACTTGTTACCACCGCACGATTTATTTAAACCCGAGTTTTTGCGAAGCTTACTGCCAATTAGCAGAAGCTGCTAGCGAGCTAAAAAAGTGGGACGAAGCTATTATTCACTACCGCAAAGCTATTCAACTCCAGCCGGAGATTTCGGAGTTTTATTACAAATTAGGCAATGTTTTGCAAGCTAAGGAACTCTGGCGCGAAGCGGAGGCTGCCTACCGAAAAAGTATTGATTTAAATCCCAATTCTTTTTTGTCATACTACAACTTAGGCAGCGTGCTGCTCAATTTAGAAAAATGGCAAGAAGCTGCGATCGCCTACCGCACGGCTGTTGAAATTAACCCGGATTTTTCTTGGTCTTACTACAGCATCGGTGCAGCTTGCGATCGATTAGAAGAATGGTCTGAATCCGCCGCAGCTTACCAGCGCGCTACTGAAGTAGACCCGAATTTTTTCGCAGCTTTTCACAAGTTAGGAGATGCTCTTTTTAAGCTAGAAAAATGGTCAGAAGCTGAGGCTGCATACGAACGGGCGATCGCACTAAATGCGGATTTATTTTGGTCTCATTATAACTTAGCTTTGACTTTAGTTAAACTTCAAAAGTTTGCAGCAGCAACACTCGCTTATCGGCGGGCGATCGCACTCAATCCAGAATTCTCTTGGACTTACCACAATTTAGGAGAAGCGCTGTTAAAAACCCAACAGTGGAAAGCCGCAGCTACCGCTTACCGACGTGCTATTGAACTTAATCCCACTATTTCTTGGTCTTATTACAATTTAGGCGATGCTTTGAGTGGAATTCACGCATGGAACGATGCTGTTTCCGCCTACCTTTGTGCGCTTCAAATCGACCCGTCTCTACCGAAAATTTACATAAAGTTAGGTGAGGCTCTAATTAAAAGAACTCCGGTAGATTCCGATGTAGCAACTAGCTACTATCACCACGAAATGCAGCCACTCCACGCTCCTGAATTTTACTGCGAAATAGCCCAAAAGTTTGCTGAGAGCGATCGGATTAACGAAGCCATAATGTTGTACTTGATGGCATTAGAAATTAGACCAAAAGATCCAGAAATATCCCAAAAATTAGAGGATTTTTTAGAAAAACAGCGTCAAACAGGGGAATCTAATATATTATTAGAGTTAGAAGCTAAGGATATTCGCGATCGCTACATTGCCCGAGTAGTCAAAGGCAAGACTTTTGCAGAAGTCGGCGGCTTGTGGGGAACTGTCAGCGAAAAAGTATCTGTAGCTAGCAAATACGGTGCAGTTTCTCTGACAATGATTGATGCCATGCCGGCATCCCTCCACTGGTGGCAAGATTTTCACGATCGGATGACAAGTTTAAATATTGCTAATTATAATTGTATCAATCGAGATATAACTCAGATGCAGCTTGCAGAAATTGGCGAGCCTTACGATGTAGTTCACTGTGCAGGAGTTTTGTACCATCACCCCCATCCGTTGCAGATTTTAGTTGCCTTGCGTCAGATAACTCGCGAGCATTTAGTTTTCACTTCAGCTATTACCCAAGAAGTTATAGAGAATGAGTTAGGACGCTATGAACTTCCCGCTTCTGCAGTAATGTTTATTCCCGCTTTGGACGACGCAGAACGAGCTATTTTAACAGCTTACTGGCAGCCCTACCTCAACAACAACCCACTTATAGGGATAACTGAGAAAGCAGTTTTTGACATGAACAATTTTGCGGCGTGGTGGTGGCTGCCTACAGCTACTGCTTTAGAAGCTATGTGCAAAGTCGCGGGATTTAAAGTTTTAGACAAAGGATTGGCTTGGGACAATAATGTTCTGACTCTGCTGCTGGGGATTTGA
- a CDS encoding glycosyltransferase, which produces MSTATRTPKVSVIIPVYNGDRYIVQAVESALSQTFTNLEIIVVDDGSTDRTQQVLQPYFDRIRYIYQENQGVGVARNSACQLAQGEFLAFLDADDYFLPSKLEKQVACFDADPTLDMVQTGWVIVDETGREISAVKPWQQASQLDLESFILYKCVRPSAMIMRRKWWEKLGGFDSQFPLAEDLDFTLRLALKGCKAVWLEETLTCYRQHNSNLMSSGFRLMKNIEIVMKQFFARPDLPQSIRQLKNQERYQCLKWLAWRMYRDGHLTEMAQCLEKSLQYTPFSPTKTVLNWLESFQMASEEYGENFDAYSLSKLAEWQDIIVMVMTNPPQSQQSSIPTASKAREAKLSRRETHILLYNTDDPGVGGLAQYNHAILCQLALLGYRVTCVQTKHSSPLLERERELGIEHLWLDFSGHKDLQRVLRNTQDAREIFASNKPDLIIFSDGWPFSNFAAKQVVIQMGIPYMMVIGLVMPEHATFACGDVVPYVEGVLYHCLQARALIVGAYEHLNLLCQHFKLPKERGQVIYLGRSPEYFAPPNAAARQRLRQEIGIPEDAIVCFTSARLASIKGHRYQIEAIKQLQQSPVWSKLYFVWAGTGEGSADNVEIELRETIKELGASDRVKAIGQRWDILDWLDASDIFILTSLADGTPSFAVMEAMAKGLPIVATAVGGIPEGLGDTGKLLPDPNTDPDGTARELAKTVEAWAMNPELRHQIGQACKQRAEKLFKEERMLAESIEAIEKALVCDRQTDEFVTQKEVQGSITKIESRVHYSSLVWNAWQAYCQEDLSGMQKSLQESLKYTPFLTTETLLNWVEYFANFSSAKGHYLDTYSLINSAEWQQLVQELQGIESVFYAR; this is translated from the coding sequence ATGTCAACAGCTACTCGAACACCGAAAGTAAGCGTAATTATACCTGTATATAATGGCGATCGCTACATCGTACAAGCGGTGGAGAGCGCCCTCAGTCAAACTTTTACTAATTTGGAGATTATAGTTGTAGACGATGGTTCAACAGATCGCACGCAGCAAGTATTGCAACCTTATTTTGACAGAATTCGCTACATTTATCAGGAAAACCAAGGAGTCGGGGTAGCCCGGAATAGTGCTTGCCAACTAGCGCAAGGCGAGTTTTTGGCATTTCTAGATGCCGATGACTATTTCCTACCATCCAAGCTAGAGAAACAGGTAGCTTGCTTTGATGCCGATCCCACCTTAGATATGGTGCAAACAGGTTGGGTGATCGTCGATGAAACCGGGCGAGAGATTTCGGCTGTCAAGCCTTGGCAGCAAGCGTCACAATTAGATTTAGAAAGCTTTATTCTATATAAATGTGTGCGGCCGAGTGCGATGATTATGCGCCGAAAGTGGTGGGAAAAATTGGGAGGTTTCGATTCTCAATTTCCACTAGCAGAAGATTTAGACTTTACCTTGCGTTTAGCTTTAAAGGGGTGCAAAGCAGTTTGGTTAGAAGAGACACTTACCTGTTATCGCCAGCACAATTCTAATCTCATGTCAAGCGGCTTTCGCCTAATGAAGAATATAGAAATTGTGATGAAACAATTTTTCGCTCGACCCGATTTGCCTCAGTCAATCCGGCAGTTAAAAAACCAGGAACGCTATCAATGCTTAAAGTGGCTGGCATGGCGGATGTATCGCGACGGTCATCTAACAGAGATGGCTCAGTGTTTAGAAAAGTCATTGCAATATACGCCTTTTTCGCCCACAAAAACAGTCTTAAATTGGCTGGAAAGTTTTCAGATGGCTTCTGAAGAATATGGTGAAAATTTTGATGCTTATTCGCTGAGTAAGTTAGCGGAATGGCAAGACATAATTGTGATGGTGATGACTAATCCACCCCAATCTCAACAGAGTTCTATTCCCACAGCTTCAAAAGCGCGTGAAGCGAAGCTATCCCGTAGGGAAACGCACATTTTACTCTACAACACGGACGATCCGGGCGTGGGAGGATTAGCGCAATACAATCATGCCATTCTCTGTCAGTTAGCCCTATTAGGCTATCGAGTCACTTGCGTGCAAACCAAACATTCTAGCCCCTTGCTTGAGCGAGAACGAGAGTTAGGTATAGAACACTTGTGGCTGGATTTTAGCGGTCATAAAGATTTACAGCGGGTGTTAAGAAATACTCAGGATGCACGAGAGATTTTTGCTAGCAATAAACCCGATCTGATTATTTTTAGCGATGGTTGGCCATTTTCCAATTTTGCTGCTAAACAGGTAGTTATTCAAATGGGAATACCATACATGATGGTGATCGGGTTAGTTATGCCAGAACACGCAACTTTTGCCTGCGGGGATGTAGTGCCTTATGTAGAAGGAGTGCTCTACCACTGCCTGCAAGCTAGAGCCTTGATTGTGGGCGCTTACGAACATTTGAATTTATTGTGCCAACATTTCAAGTTGCCAAAAGAGCGAGGACAAGTGATTTACTTGGGGCGTTCTCCTGAATATTTTGCACCTCCTAATGCTGCTGCTCGTCAACGCCTGCGACAAGAAATAGGAATTCCTGAAGATGCGATTGTCTGTTTCACATCTGCTCGATTGGCATCGATTAAAGGGCATCGATATCAGATTGAAGCAATCAAGCAGTTGCAGCAGTCTCCTGTGTGGTCTAAACTGTATTTTGTTTGGGCAGGAACTGGTGAGGGAAGCGCTGACAATGTAGAAATAGAATTGAGGGAAACTATTAAAGAGTTAGGGGCGAGCGATCGCGTGAAGGCGATCGGACAGCGCTGGGATATCCTAGATTGGCTGGATGCTAGCGACATATTCATTTTGACATCTCTGGCAGATGGAACGCCTTCTTTTGCAGTCATGGAAGCGATGGCTAAAGGATTGCCGATAGTTGCAACGGCTGTGGGCGGCATTCCTGAAGGGCTTGGCGATACGGGGAAATTGTTGCCCGATCCGAATACCGATCCAGACGGAACCGCGAGGGAATTGGCGAAAACTGTAGAAGCTTGGGCGATGAATCCAGAATTGCGGCATCAAATCGGTCAAGCTTGCAAGCAGCGGGCCGAAAAACTGTTTAAAGAGGAACGGATGTTGGCAGAGTCGATTGAGGCGATCGAAAAAGCTTTAGTTTGCGATCGCCAAACAGATGAATTTGTTACTCAAAAAGAGGTACAGGGGTCAATAACGAAGATAGAAAGCCGGGTGCATTACAGCTCTTTAGTGTGGAATGCTTGGCAGGCTTACTGTCAAGAAGATCTAAGCGGAATGCAGAAGTCGCTTCAAGAATCTTTGAAGTACACACCTTTTTTGACTACAGAAACGCTCTTAAACTGGGTAGAATATTTTGCCAATTTTTCCTCAGCTAAAGGGCATTATTTAGATACATATTCTCTAATTAACTCAGCAGAATGGCAACAATTAGTCCAGGAATTACAGGGTATTGAATCTGTATTTTATGCACGCTAA
- a CDS encoding ATP-binding protein, whose protein sequence is MNNNQPRTSLGNILVVDDTAENLRLLSTMLTQRGYIPRCVINGKMALRACNSNPPDLILLDIMMPEMNGYEVCQHLKLEPKTREIPVIFISAKDEVFDKVNAFAVGAVDYISKPFQFEEVLARIESHLSLRNLQKQLKEQNVLLQEEITSRLAVEKTLQEKNQILQQEISTRRAVEKALQEQNLVLQQEISHRQRAESALLKSNQELARSNAELEQFAYVASHDLQAPLATIASYAQLLEKRYKDQLDSQGSKFIGNIVQGCTRMQNLIDDLLEYSRVGRSRKPFQLTDCNHAVEQALANLQGAIREAKAVVTYSELPTVMGDISQLVQLFQNLVSNAIKYRHDVPPVVHITACKQDENWLICVSDNGIGIAPQHQKRIFQIFQRLHTQREYSGTGIGLAICQKIVELHGGSIWVESEPEQGSTFYFTLA, encoded by the coding sequence ATGAACAATAACCAACCAAGAACGTCGTTAGGAAACATTTTAGTAGTAGACGATACAGCAGAAAACCTGCGTCTGTTGTCTACGATGTTGACTCAGAGGGGGTACATCCCCCGCTGCGTGATTAACGGAAAAATGGCTTTGAGAGCCTGCAATTCTAATCCACCCGATTTGATTTTGCTCGACATAATGATGCCGGAAATGAACGGTTACGAAGTTTGTCAGCACTTGAAATTAGAGCCTAAAACTCGCGAAATTCCGGTAATTTTTATCAGCGCTAAAGATGAAGTTTTCGACAAAGTAAACGCATTTGCTGTGGGGGCTGTTGACTATATCAGCAAGCCATTTCAGTTTGAAGAAGTGCTCGCCCGCATCGAAAGTCACCTCAGCCTGCGGAATTTACAAAAGCAGCTAAAAGAACAAAATGTGCTGCTGCAAGAAGAAATCACGAGCCGCTTAGCAGTAGAAAAAACGCTCCAAGAAAAAAACCAAATCCTGCAACAAGAAATCAGCACCCGTCGCGCCGTAGAAAAAGCTCTGCAAGAGCAAAATTTGGTACTCCAACAAGAGATATCGCACCGCCAGCGCGCCGAATCTGCTCTATTAAAATCTAACCAAGAATTAGCGCGTTCAAATGCAGAACTAGAACAATTTGCTTATGTGGCTTCTCATGACCTGCAAGCGCCTTTAGCAACCATTGCCAGTTACGCTCAACTTTTAGAAAAACGCTACAAAGACCAACTCGACAGCCAAGGTAGTAAGTTTATCGGCAATATCGTTCAGGGCTGCACCAGAATGCAAAATTTAATTGACGATTTACTCGAATATTCGCGCGTTGGCCGGAGTCGGAAACCTTTTCAACTGACAGATTGCAATCATGCAGTCGAGCAAGCACTCGCGAACTTGCAAGGGGCGATCCGCGAGGCTAAAGCCGTTGTCACCTACAGCGAATTACCAACGGTAATGGGGGATATTTCTCAACTCGTACAGCTTTTTCAAAATTTAGTCAGCAATGCGATTAAATATCGCCACGATGTACCGCCTGTGGTTCATATTACCGCTTGCAAACAGGATGAAAACTGGTTAATTTGTGTCTCAGATAATGGAATTGGGATTGCTCCCCAGCATCAAAAACGTATCTTTCAAATTTTCCAGCGCTTGCACACTCAAAGAGAATATTCTGGGACAGGTATTGGTTTAGCAATTTGTCAAAAAATTGTGGAACTTCACGGCGGATCTATCTGGGTGGAATCGGAACCGGAGCAAGGTTCAACTTTTTACTTTACTCTCGCTTAA